Proteins found in one Campylobacter lari genomic segment:
- the tig gene encoding trigger factor: MEVTAKLIDFANANATVKIAQGAIKAEVEKLAKKASKTMKMDGFRAGKVPVAAILKRYEKELTRDAEQDLLRNAVDGALKEVKKEAKDLVGEPYFEKFDRKDGTIEAQMILSFRPEVKLDGYEELIPTYNTPKVTQKEIDAKKEELLKRFATPEAIKEARALKEGDFAKFDFEGFVDGKAFDGGKAQNYVLEIGSKQFIPGFEEGMVGLKAGEEKDINVTFPKEYGAAHLAGKDAVFKVKIHEIQELKLPELNEELLKSLLPEEKEPSVEKLDAKLKEQLKNEKIFKLINDELKNQFAEALVAKFDFVLPRNIVEQETDMQFRSSLRTLSEEELKEFKDEAKYKEKRESFKEDAQKSVKLTFIIDELAKLRNVTVSDQELIQAIYFEAYRYGFNPQEHLDNYKKQGALPAIKMSLIEEKLFADIFKKNDKKKTEKESEK; the protein is encoded by the coding sequence ATGGAAGTTACAGCAAAACTAATTGATTTTGCAAATGCAAATGCTACTGTGAAAATTGCTCAAGGAGCTATTAAAGCAGAAGTTGAAAAATTAGCTAAAAAAGCGTCTAAAACTATGAAAATGGATGGTTTTAGAGCAGGAAAAGTTCCTGTTGCTGCTATACTTAAAAGATATGAAAAAGAGCTTACAAGAGATGCTGAGCAAGATCTTTTAAGAAATGCTGTAGATGGTGCTTTAAAAGAAGTTAAAAAAGAGGCTAAAGATTTAGTGGGTGAGCCGTATTTTGAAAAATTTGATAGAAAAGATGGTACCATTGAAGCTCAAATGATATTATCTTTTAGACCAGAAGTAAAATTAGATGGATATGAAGAACTAATTCCAACTTATAATACACCAAAAGTAACCCAAAAAGAAATTGATGCAAAAAAAGAAGAATTATTAAAAAGATTTGCCACTCCTGAAGCGATTAAAGAGGCAAGAGCTTTAAAAGAAGGCGATTTTGCTAAATTTGATTTTGAAGGTTTTGTTGATGGTAAAGCTTTTGATGGTGGAAAAGCACAAAATTATGTTTTAGAAATTGGTTCAAAGCAATTCATACCAGGATTTGAAGAAGGTATGGTTGGTTTAAAAGCAGGTGAGGAAAAAGATATTAATGTAACTTTTCCAAAAGAATATGGTGCAGCACATTTAGCAGGAAAAGATGCGGTATTTAAAGTAAAAATTCATGAAATTCAAGAACTTAAATTACCTGAGTTAAATGAAGAGCTTTTAAAAAGCTTGTTGCCTGAAGAAAAAGAACCAAGTGTTGAAAAATTAGATGCAAAATTAAAAGAACAACTAAAAAATGAAAAAATCTTTAAACTTATTAATGATGAGCTTAAAAATCAATTTGCAGAAGCTTTGGTAGCTAAGTTTGATTTTGTTTTACCAAGAAATATAGTAGAACAAGAAACAGATATGCAATTTAGAAGCTCTTTGAGAACTTTAAGCGAAGAAGAATTAAAAGAATTTAAAGATGAGGCTAAATATAAAGAAAAAAGAGAAAGTTTCAAAGAAGATGCGCAAAAAAGCGTAAAATTAACTTTCATTATAGATGAGCTAGCAAAACTTAGAAATGTTACAGTAAGCGATCAAGAATTAATCCAAGCGATTTATTTTGAAGCTTATAGATATGGTTTTAACCCGCAAGAACATTTAGACAATTACAAAAAGCAAGGTGCATTGCCTGCTATTAAAATGTCTTTAATCGAAGAAAAACTTTTTGCTGATATTTTCAAAAAAAATGACAAAAAGAAAACTGAAAAAGAAAGTGAAAAATAA
- the def gene encoding peptide deformylase, with amino-acid sequence MIRKIITYPNPRLFLESKKVENFDKDLHILLDDMYETMIANKGVGLAAIQVDVPIRALLVDIGDEEGEQKEDKQTLLEIINPIITPLDDEKISCNEGCLSIPGFYEDVMRYKNIQLDYQDRFGKPQTLQAHDFLAVAIQHEVDHLDGHLFIEKLSFLKRQKFDKDFKKKSKKNK; translated from the coding sequence ATGATAAGAAAGATAATTACCTATCCTAATCCAAGATTATTTTTAGAGTCAAAAAAAGTAGAAAATTTTGATAAAGATTTACATATACTTTTAGATGATATGTATGAAACAATGATAGCTAATAAGGGCGTAGGCTTAGCTGCTATTCAAGTTGATGTGCCAATTAGAGCTTTGCTTGTAGATATTGGTGATGAAGAAGGTGAGCAAAAAGAAGATAAACAAACTCTTTTAGAAATTATTAATCCTATTATAACACCTTTAGATGATGAAAAAATTTCTTGTAACGAGGGTTGTTTAAGCATACCAGGTTTTTATGAAGATGTAATGCGTTATAAAAATATACAACTTGATTATCAAGATAGATTTGGCAAGCCACAAACTTTACAAGCGCATGATTTTTTAGCAGTGGCTATTCAACATGAAGTTGATCATCTTGATGGGCATTTATTTATAGAAAAACTTTCTTTTTTAAAACGCCAAAAATTTGACAAAGACTTTAAGAAAAAATCCAAAAAGAACAAATGA
- a CDS encoding NYN domain-containing protein, which yields MDNKSVAIFIDAENIPSKYAKSIFDIASDYGEIVIKRIYGDWTQKNIQNWKEQIAQYSIIAMQQFNFIANKNSSDMYLITEIMSFFYEKDIDIFVIVSSDSDYTSLIQRLKEGKKQVIGMGLKQAVKSYVNSFSEFFYLDQDESKEKVLSTKEYIKDLINITEALIEEKGRAEYAQIRTNMNRKHANFIPQNFGFKNFRALVKEFLPQMKQFKEGNEKNIYFLIEKTKA from the coding sequence ATGGATAACAAAAGTGTGGCGATCTTTATTGATGCAGAAAATATTCCTTCAAAATATGCAAAATCAATTTTTGACATCGCTTCTGATTATGGAGAAATTGTTATAAAACGAATTTATGGAGATTGGACACAAAAAAATATACAAAATTGGAAAGAACAAATCGCACAATATTCTATCATCGCTATGCAACAATTTAATTTTATAGCTAATAAAAACTCAAGTGATATGTACTTAATCACTGAGATTATGAGTTTTTTTTATGAAAAAGATATTGATATTTTTGTCATTGTTTCAAGCGATAGTGATTATACTAGTTTAATCCAAAGGCTTAAAGAAGGCAAAAAGCAAGTTATAGGTATGGGTTTAAAACAAGCTGTAAAATCTTATGTGAATTCTTTTAGTGAATTTTTTTATTTAGATCAAGATGAATCTAAAGAAAAAGTATTAAGTACCAAAGAGTATATCAAAGATTTAATCAATATCACAGAAGCCTTGATAGAAGAAAAAGGTCGTGCTGAATATGCTCAAATTCGCACTAATATGAATAGAAAACACGCAAATTTTATCCCTCAAAATTTTGGTTTTAAAAATTTTAGAGCTTTAGTAAAAGAGTTTTTACCACAAATGAAACAATTTAAAGAAGGTAATGAAAAAAATATTTATTTTCTTATTGAAAAAACAAAGGCTTAA
- a CDS encoding GGDEF domain-containing protein, producing MLDDDLFADLNLSSDPTPAKEAPKIQKISGGEFEKFAKSILTELVKDNVPPTPTNYGVYFQKMLEERPVAFKKKVSEIMEFEQNDDGIKRANIEQEIKKSFSSTSALLQYIAMIYRHLETVKDMLRRRNSELAISTGNLAVSNVIHALEADLSRFSSILDKYSDEIKENFDEVRQTYKHIEEQSDFDSKFGVYNKKYFLENLEKSIESNAKYNYHTSLIFFRVKEEILEQTYTQKEKNAFLKGVCRIFSKNVSSSDIVAHCGNNIFAMMISHTNLEKAQEICNKILESLENSNFFLADKEIEVDVEVAISAVNQDSKGEELIEKCIEALKDSGKNLEPFIIVEKEK from the coding sequence ATGTTAGATGATGATTTGTTTGCTGATTTAAATTTAAGTAGTGATCCAACTCCAGCCAAAGAAGCTCCAAAAATTCAAAAAATTAGTGGAGGTGAATTTGAAAAATTTGCAAAGTCTATTTTGACTGAGCTTGTAAAAGACAATGTACCTCCAACGCCAACTAATTACGGAGTTTATTTTCAAAAAATGCTTGAAGAACGTCCGGTAGCTTTTAAGAAAAAAGTTAGTGAGATTATGGAATTTGAGCAAAATGATGATGGTATCAAACGTGCAAATATAGAGCAAGAAATCAAAAAAAGTTTTAGTTCTACTTCGGCATTATTGCAATACATTGCTATGATTTATAGGCATCTTGAAACAGTTAAAGATATGCTAAGAAGACGTAATTCAGAGCTTGCAATTAGCACAGGTAATTTAGCGGTATCTAATGTAATTCATGCGCTCGAAGCAGATCTTTCAAGATTTTCTAGTATTTTAGATAAATACTCAGATGAGATTAAAGAAAATTTTGATGAGGTCAGACAAACTTATAAACATATAGAAGAACAAAGTGATTTTGACTCTAAATTTGGAGTTTATAATAAAAAATACTTTTTAGAAAATTTGGAAAAAAGCATTGAAAGTAATGCAAAATATAATTACCATACTTCCTTGATATTTTTTAGAGTAAAAGAAGAAATTCTTGAACAAACTTATACTCAAAAAGAAAAAAATGCTTTTTTAAAAGGTGTGTGTAGAATTTTTAGTAAAAATGTTTCTTCAAGCGATATAGTAGCTCATTGCGGAAACAATATTTTTGCTATGATGATTTCTCATACAAATTTAGAAAAAGCGCAAGAAATATGCAATAAAATTTTAGAATCTTTAGAAAATTCAAATTTTTTCCTAGCAGATAAAGAAATAGAAGTAGATGTTGAAGTGGCTATAAGTGCTGTTAATCAAGATAGCAAAGGTGAAGAGTTAATAGAAAAATGCATTGAAGCTTTAAAAGATTCAGGAAAAAATTTAGAACCCTTTATAATAGTGGAAAAAGAAAAATGA
- the rmuC gene encoding DNA recombination protein RmuC has translation MENILIAFLVVVILAFIWYVFKSQKEKAKLEFLNQSNIALQNQLANLELEKTTLMEKNSKLLDEKILYLSKNEALEAKLAQKEQTQQELLNIHLKERANLKEEYTQTLIKLEEKYKQGLAELKQELEQNLQKQNANILSQNKLMLNEDTKKILEEIFLPVKKSVKEYSEKLSQNEVSIKTQIDHMFKFSQNITENADKLAKILKGDKKIRGNFAELQLKSVLENSGLVEGVQYKLQERFQDEGKTYIPDAVVFLDKQKSIIIDAKFSLPSDFAFEDVNKNTCLGLAYNLKSRIDELAKKPYMQYDKHTYEFVLLFIPYQNILDLILNVDLEIYQYAYKKKVYLTTPNTLFMALNTINISWKNIQSNENILKAFDELGKFHDKFAGVLDDFEKIKENIKRLNTNVDNMQTKLTHGSGNIASRVIKLKELGAKTQKLIKCEMSDESSI, from the coding sequence ATGGAAAATATCTTGATAGCCTTTTTAGTTGTTGTAATTTTAGCTTTTATATGGTATGTGTTTAAAAGCCAAAAAGAAAAAGCAAAATTGGAGTTTTTAAACCAAAGCAATATAGCCTTACAAAATCAACTTGCTAATTTAGAGCTTGAAAAAACTACACTTATGGAAAAAAATTCCAAACTTTTAGATGAAAAAATATTATATTTATCTAAAAATGAGGCATTAGAAGCAAAATTAGCTCAAAAAGAACAAACTCAGCAAGAACTTTTAAATATACATTTAAAAGAGCGTGCGAATTTAAAAGAAGAATACACTCAAACCTTAATAAAACTAGAAGAAAAATATAAGCAAGGTTTAGCAGAATTAAAACAAGAATTAGAACAAAATTTACAAAAACAAAATGCTAATATTTTAAGCCAAAACAAACTTATGCTCAATGAAGATACAAAAAAAATCTTAGAAGAAATTTTCTTGCCTGTGAAAAAAAGTGTTAAAGAATACAGTGAAAAACTTAGCCAAAATGAAGTTAGCATTAAAACACAAATCGATCATATGTTTAAATTTAGTCAAAATATAACAGAAAACGCAGATAAGCTAGCTAAAATTTTAAAGGGTGATAAAAAAATTCGTGGTAATTTTGCAGAATTGCAACTAAAATCAGTTTTAGAAAATAGTGGCTTAGTAGAGGGTGTGCAGTATAAATTGCAAGAGAGATTTCAAGATGAGGGTAAAACCTATATTCCTGATGCGGTTGTGTTTTTAGATAAACAAAAAAGTATAATCATAGATGCAAAATTTTCTTTGCCAAGTGATTTTGCTTTTGAAGATGTTAATAAAAACACCTGTCTTGGTTTAGCTTATAATCTAAAATCAAGAATTGATGAGTTAGCCAAAAAGCCTTATATGCAGTATGATAAACACACTTATGAGTTTGTTTTGCTTTTTATACCTTATCAAAATATCTTAGATTTGATTTTAAATGTAGATCTTGAAATTTATCAATATGCTTATAAAAAAAAGGTTTATTTAACTACACCAAATACTCTTTTTATGGCGTTAAATACTATAAATATTTCATGGAAAAATATACAAAGTAATGAAAATATCCTAAAAGCTTTTGATGAGCTTGGTAAATTTCATGATAAATTTGCAGGTGTTTTAGATGATTTTGAAAAAATCAAAGAAAACATCAAAAGATTAAACACAAATGTAGATAATATGCAAACAAAGCTTACTCATGGAAGTGGAAATATCGCTTCAAGAGTGATAAAGCTTAAAGAGCTAGGCGCTAAAACCCAAAAGCTTATAAAATGTGAGATGAGCGATGAAAGCAGTATTTAA
- the folE gene encoding GTP cyclohydrolase I FolE, translating to MQENFEQSVKNMLEIIGENPQREGLLKTPTRVFKAFEFLSSGYKQDPKQILNDALFESSNNEMVLVRDIEFYSLCEHHLLPFFGRVHVAYIPDKKVVGLSKIPRLVEVFARRLQIQEQLTEQIAEALMEHVGAKGVGVVIEARHMCVEMRGVQKANSTTSTSALRGSFLKSEKTRKEFFTLINSAKQVRF from the coding sequence ATGCAAGAAAATTTTGAACAATCAGTAAAAAATATGTTAGAAATTATCGGGGAAAATCCACAAAGAGAAGGGCTTTTAAAAACTCCTACTAGAGTTTTTAAGGCTTTTGAGTTTTTAAGTAGCGGTTACAAACAAGATCCAAAACAAATACTAAATGATGCCTTATTTGAAAGTTCAAACAATGAAATGGTTTTAGTAAGAGATATAGAATTTTACAGTCTTTGTGAACATCATCTTTTGCCTTTTTTTGGGCGCGTGCATGTTGCGTATATACCAGATAAAAAAGTCGTAGGTCTTAGTAAAATTCCACGCCTTGTAGAAGTTTTTGCAAGACGCCTGCAGATTCAAGAACAACTCACAGAGCAAATCGCAGAGGCTTTGATGGAGCATGTAGGTGCAAAAGGCGTTGGGGTGGTTATTGAAGCAAGACATATGTGTGTTGAAATGCGTGGAGTACAAAAGGCAAATTCTACCACTAGCACTTCAGCATTAAGAGGTAGCTTTTTAAAAAGTGAAAAAACAAGAAAAGAATTTTTTACCTTAATTAACTCAGCTAAACAGGTTAGATTTTAA
- a CDS encoding TerC family protein translates to MFEWIFSVDAWVVLLTLTALEIVLGIDNIIFLAILVSKLPPEHRDKGRVLGLAFAMITRILLLLSLFWVMKLVTPLFSILGNEISGRDLVLLLGGLFLIVKSIKEIKESITHQEESQSNIKISNKLWVVVAEIAVIDIVFSLDSVITAVGIAQDIEIMIIAVIVAVLVMLFASKPIADFVEKYPSIKILALAFLVMIGFVLVCESFDIHIDKAYIYTAMAFSLIVEILNIISQKKQANNS, encoded by the coding sequence ATGTTTGAATGGATTTTTAGTGTAGATGCTTGGGTGGTATTGCTTACTCTTACAGCTTTGGAGATTGTACTAGGGATTGATAATATCATTTTTCTAGCGATTTTAGTTTCTAAATTACCGCCAGAGCATAGAGACAAGGGTAGGGTTTTAGGTCTTGCTTTTGCGATGATTACTAGAATTTTATTATTATTGTCTTTATTTTGGGTGATGAAGCTTGTTACGCCTTTGTTTAGTATATTAGGCAATGAAATTTCAGGCAGGGATTTGGTGCTTTTGCTTGGAGGATTATTTTTAATAGTTAAGTCTATTAAAGAAATTAAAGAAAGTATAACGCACCAAGAGGAAAGTCAAAGCAATATAAAAATTAGCAACAAACTTTGGGTTGTAGTAGCTGAAATAGCTGTTATAGACATAGTATTTTCTCTTGATAGTGTTATTACTGCTGTGGGTATTGCTCAAGATATAGAGATTATGATTATTGCTGTTATTGTTGCAGTTTTAGTTATGCTTTTTGCTTCTAAACCAATTGCAGATTTTGTAGAAAAATATCCAAGTATTAAAATCTTAGCTTTGGCATTTTTAGTAATGATAGGCTTTGTTTTAGTATGTGAAAGTTTTGATATTCATATAGATAAAGCATATATTTATACAGCTATGGCTTTTTCTTTGATAGTTGAAATTTTAAACATCATTTCACAAAAAAAACAAGCAAACAATTCTTAA
- the purN gene encoding phosphoribosylglycinamide formyltransferase: MLIKLAVLFSGNGSNLENILEKLHKKTFGKNTFEVVLCVCNKKEAYGTQRALKYGLDTKIIEHEKFTSREEFDAELVKIIKESQADLTILAGFMRILSPVFTQNIKAINLHPSLLPLFKGAHAIKESYESDMKVAGISVHWVNEELDGGKIIAQKAFEKAKLNFEEFEAKIHELEYTLLPETIVKIFEND; this comes from the coding sequence ATGCTTATAAAATTAGCAGTTTTATTTAGTGGTAATGGAAGTAATTTAGAAAATATTTTAGAAAAATTACATAAAAAAACTTTTGGTAAAAATACCTTTGAAGTGGTTTTGTGTGTGTGCAATAAAAAAGAAGCTTATGGTACACAAAGAGCTTTAAAATATGGTCTTGATACCAAAATCATAGAGCATGAAAAATTTACTTCAAGAGAAGAATTTGATGCAGAATTAGTAAAAATTATAAAAGAAAGTCAAGCAGATTTGACTATCTTGGCAGGATTTATGCGAATTTTAAGTCCTGTTTTCACTCAAAATATAAAAGCTATTAATCTTCATCCTTCTTTGCTTCCTTTATTCAAAGGTGCTCATGCTATCAAAGAAAGCTATGAAAGTGATATGAAAGTAGCAGGCATTAGTGTGCATTGGGTTAATGAAGAGCTTGATGGTGGTAAAATCATTGCTCAAAAAGCCTTTGAAAAAGCCAAATTAAACTTTGAAGAATTTGAAGCAAAAATTCACGAGCTTGAATATACACTTTTACCTGAAACTATTGTAAAAATTTTTGAAAATGATTAA
- the clpP gene encoding ATP-dependent Clp endopeptidase proteolytic subunit ClpP: MSSYIPYVVEKTSRGERSYDIYSRLLKDRIIMLSGEINDDLAASIVAQLLFLEAEDPQKDIYLYINSPGGVVTSGFSIYDTMNYIKADVSTICIGQAASMGAFLLSCGTPGKRFALPNSRIMIHQPLGGARGQATDIEIQAKEILRLKAILNNILAKNTKQKLSKIEKDTDRDFFMSALEAKEYGLIDKVLEKSFK; the protein is encoded by the coding sequence ATGAGCTCATACATACCTTATGTGGTTGAAAAAACAAGCAGAGGCGAAAGAAGTTATGATATTTATTCAAGGCTTTTAAAAGATAGAATTATCATGCTAAGTGGCGAGATCAATGATGATCTTGCTGCTTCTATTGTAGCTCAGCTTTTATTTTTAGAGGCTGAAGATCCTCAAAAAGATATTTATCTTTACATTAACTCACCAGGTGGGGTTGTAACCAGTGGATTTAGTATTTATGATACGATGAATTATATTAAAGCTGATGTAAGCACTATTTGTATTGGTCAAGCTGCTTCAATGGGTGCATTTTTGCTTAGTTGTGGTACTCCAGGGAAAAGATTTGCTTTGCCAAATTCAAGAATTATGATCCATCAACCACTAGGTGGAGCAAGAGGACAAGCAACTGATATAGAAATTCAAGCAAAAGAAATTCTAAGATTAAAAGCGATTTTAAATAATATTTTGGCTAAAAACACCAAACAAAAACTCTCTAAAATAGAAAAAGACACTGATAGAGACTTTTTTATGAGTGCGCTAGAGGCTAAAGAATATGGCTTAATCGATAAGGTTTTGGAAAAAAGTTTTAAATAA
- a CDS encoding NAD(P)H-hydrate dehydratase: MKAVFKDNVSYEKELVEKGLDEFLMMENAGIELANLIKKKSKNIKNAKILFLLGTGGNGADGLVAIRHLKKAFAYVMPYKKSTMFIKQEQILKNIGFNFLKKEPKFKDFDIIVDCVFGSGLNKALDENLQRIFKKIAKSKALKIACDIPSGLGQELCFKADYTLCMGVIKEILLEDFAKEFVGKIKIANLGLKPYMQNTSSFLLEKKDLKLITKKANSNKGDFGHVYIFANKSAGTLAGLGALEFGAGLISLVAKESFSPLIMLKDDIEDKINAAAIGMGLDDLSILKDERLKNIPLVLDANCFQSENLLSYLNREDVVLTPHPKEFSMLLKLCFNEDISVEKIQNKRFFYARKFSFKFQCVLVLKGANPIIAQKEKLFVINCGNEALAKGGSGDVLSGMIAALLGAKFNALEAAKNAVLAHALVAKNYKKNKISFDALKLIKGLKCL; encoded by the coding sequence ATGAAAGCAGTATTTAAAGATAATGTTTCTTATGAAAAAGAGCTTGTTGAAAAAGGCTTGGATGAGTTTTTAATGATGGAAAATGCAGGTATAGAGCTTGCAAATTTGATTAAGAAAAAAAGTAAAAACATAAAAAATGCGAAAATTTTATTCTTACTTGGTACTGGTGGAAATGGAGCTGATGGACTTGTGGCTATAAGGCATTTAAAAAAAGCTTTTGCTTATGTTATGCCATATAAAAAAAGTACAATGTTTATCAAGCAAGAGCAAATTTTAAAAAATATAGGTTTTAATTTTTTAAAAAAAGAACCTAAATTTAAAGATTTTGACATCATAGTTGATTGTGTTTTTGGAAGTGGTTTAAATAAAGCTTTAGATGAAAATTTACAAAGAATTTTTAAAAAAATTGCTAAAAGTAAGGCTTTAAAAATAGCTTGTGATATTCCTAGCGGGCTTGGACAAGAGTTATGTTTTAAGGCTGATTACACTCTTTGCATGGGGGTAATTAAAGAAATTTTATTAGAAGATTTTGCAAAAGAATTTGTAGGTAAAATTAAAATTGCGAATTTGGGTTTAAAACCTTATATGCAAAATACTTCGAGCTTTTTACTAGAAAAAAAAGATTTAAAACTCATTACAAAAAAGGCTAACTCAAATAAAGGTGATTTTGGCCATGTTTATATTTTTGCAAATAAAAGCGCGGGTACTTTAGCTGGACTTGGTGCTTTAGAGTTTGGAGCAGGGCTTATATCTTTAGTAGCTAAAGAAAGCTTTTCGCCTTTGATTATGCTAAAAGATGATATTGAAGATAAAATAAATGCAGCTGCTATAGGCATGGGACTTGATGATTTAAGTATTTTAAAAGATGAAAGATTAAAAAACATTCCTTTAGTTTTAGATGCAAATTGTTTTCAAAGTGAAAATTTACTTTCATATCTTAATAGAGAAGATGTTGTTTTAACCCCTCATCCTAAAGAGTTTTCTATGCTTTTAAAACTTTGTTTTAATGAGGATATAAGCGTAGAAAAAATTCAAAACAAACGCTTTTTTTATGCAAGAAAATTTAGTTTTAAATTCCAATGTGTTTTGGTATTAAAAGGGGCTAATCCCATCATCGCTCAAAAGGAAAAACTTTTTGTAATAAATTGTGGCAATGAAGCTTTAGCAAAAGGTGGAAGTGGGGATGTGCTAAGTGGTATGATAGCAGCTTTACTTGGAGCTAAATTTAATGCTTTAGAAGCTGCTAAAAATGCAGTATTAGCCCATGCTTTGGTGGCTAAAAATTATAAGAAAAATAAAATCAGCTTTGACGCTTTAAAATTAATAAAGGGGTTAAAATGCTTATAA
- a CDS encoding YifB family Mg chelatase-like AAA ATPase yields MKKLKCASFSTELDIIDVESTFTRGLPGFSIVGLANSTIKESTERVKATLLSQNFNFPAQKITINLSPSDIPKNGSHFDLAIAILILFQKENLDDFFVFGELGLDGSIKSTASLFSILLFLSAKVQNAKVVVPKTIAQKASMIPNLTIYALENLAQAMDFFKEKNYENYHINNAHPLFENAIEINNQKYIKNTIYPYDFKEVKGQENAKFACIIAALGMHNILFEGSPGSGKSMCAKRLPFIMPPQSLKEILAQNAYKSLNSLDDDFSASRVFRSPHHTSTRASIFGGGTKNAKIGEIALANGGVLFFDEFPHFSKQIIESLREPLEDFKILISRVNTKVIYETKFLFACAQNPCPCGNLFSKSLVCRCQEMEIKKYKNKISSPILDRIDLYVAMDEISHEDKTSLSSEQMSEMVFKGFLFQKQRKQEEFNAKLNDEQLKQFCVLDSTANEILQKAINSYNLSQRGVNKTIKVARTIADLEQSELILKTHILKALSFRMRTT; encoded by the coding sequence ATGAAAAAACTAAAATGTGCAAGTTTTTCTACAGAGCTTGATATTATCGATGTAGAATCAACTTTCACAAGAGGTTTGCCAGGTTTTAGTATAGTAGGCCTTGCGAATTCTACTATCAAAGAAAGCACAGAAAGAGTTAAAGCGACTTTACTAAGTCAAAATTTTAATTTCCCAGCACAAAAAATCACTATCAATCTTAGTCCATCAGATATCCCTAAAAATGGCTCTCATTTTGATTTGGCTATTGCGATTTTGATTTTATTTCAAAAAGAAAATTTAGATGACTTTTTTGTTTTTGGAGAACTTGGTTTAGATGGAAGTATAAAAAGTACTGCTAGTTTATTTTCTATCTTACTTTTTTTAAGTGCAAAAGTACAAAATGCCAAAGTAGTAGTACCAAAAACCATAGCGCAAAAAGCTTCGATGATACCTAATTTAACAATTTATGCTTTGGAAAATTTAGCTCAAGCTATGGACTTTTTTAAAGAAAAAAATTATGAGAATTATCATATAAATAATGCTCACCCTTTATTCGAAAATGCCATAGAAATTAATAACCAAAAATATATAAAAAATACCATTTACCCTTATGATTTTAAAGAAGTTAAGGGTCAGGAAAATGCTAAATTTGCTTGTATAATAGCAGCTTTGGGTATGCATAATATTTTATTTGAAGGTAGTCCAGGTAGTGGTAAAAGTATGTGCGCTAAAAGACTTCCTTTTATCATGCCACCGCAAAGTTTGAAAGAAATTTTAGCTCAAAATGCTTATAAGTCATTAAATTCTTTAGACGATGATTTCAGTGCTAGTAGGGTTTTTAGAAGTCCTCATCATACAAGTACTAGGGCTAGTATTTTTGGCGGAGGAACCAAAAATGCCAAGATAGGAGAAATAGCACTTGCAAATGGAGGAGTTTTGTTTTTTGATGAGTTTCCTCATTTTTCAAAACAAATCATAGAAAGTTTAAGAGAGCCGCTAGAGGATTTTAAAATTCTTATTTCAAGAGTTAATACCAAAGTGATTTATGAGACTAAATTTTTATTTGCTTGTGCGCAAAATCCTTGCCCTTGTGGAAATTTATTTTCTAAAAGTCTTGTATGTCGTTGTCAAGAGATGGAAATTAAAAAATATAAAAATAAAATTTCATCTCCTATTTTAGATAGGATTGATCTTTATGTAGCTATGGATGAGATTTCACATGAAGATAAAACAAGCTTAAGCTCTGAACAGATGAGTGAAATGGTTTTTAAAGGATTTTTATTTCAAAAGCAAAGAAAGCAAGAAGAATTTAATGCTAAATTAAATGATGAACAACTGAAGCAATTTTGTGTTTTAGATTCTACTGCGAACGAAATTTTACAAAAGGCTATAAATTCGTATAATCTTTCTCAAAGAGGGGTGAATAAAACCATAAAAGTAGCAAGAACCATTGCAGATTTAGAACAAAGTGAGTTGATCTTAAAAACTCATATTTTAAAAGCATTAAGTTTTAGAATGAGAACTACATAG